The Spodoptera frugiperda isolate SF20-4 chromosome 2, AGI-APGP_CSIRO_Sfru_2.0, whole genome shotgun sequence genome has a window encoding:
- the LOC118269418 gene encoding glutathione S-transferase theta-1 produces the protein MPLKLYCDLMSQPSRALYILLKSIKCDFEPKFVNLRQAEHYSEEYSAINRFQKVPVIDHNGFILTESVAILKYLSRENVIPESLYPKESKAQARVEEFLEWQHAGLRLHCAMYFRVKYLNPVMFGKPADPVSLAGYESRMEAALTEFNEKWLGRGTDFINGNSPTVVDLLAACELEQPRMSGYDPSENFKNIQVWWKKVREHFNPYYDEGHVIVNKIIKKNAQVASKI, from the exons atgcctTTAAAATTATACTGCGATCTTATGTCCCAGCCCTCGAGGGCTCTTTACATTCTATTAAAATCTATCAAATGTGATTTTGAGCCGAAATTCGTCAATTTACGACAAG CTGAACATTACTCCGAGGAGTACTCTGCAATAAACAGGTTCCAGAAGGTGCCAGTGATAGACCATAATGGATTTATTCTAACAGAgag TGTTGCCATCCTCAAGTACCTATCCAGAGAGAATGTGATACCAGAGAGTTTGTACCCTAAAGAGTCGAAGGCTCAGGCCAGGGTTGAGGAGTTCTTGGAGTGGCAGCATGCAGGGCTTCGGTTACATTGTGCTATGTACTTCAGGGTTAAA TACTTGAATCCAGTTATGTTTGGCAAACCCGCTGATCCTGTATCTCTAGCTGGGTATGAGAGTCGCATGGAGGCAGCTCTGACGGAGTTCAATGAGAAGTGGCTGGGCAGGGGGACAGACTTCATTAATGGAAATTCTCCAACTGTGGTGGATTTGTTGGCAGCTTGTGAATTGGAACAACCTA ggATGAGCGGCTATGATCCTAGTGAGAACTTCAAGAATATACAGGTGTGGTGGAAAAAAGTGCGGGAACATTTCAACCCGTACTATGACGAGGGGCATGTTATAGTCAATAAGATTATTAAGAAAAACGCACAGGTAGCTTCtaagatttaa